In the Solanum pennellii chromosome 5, SPENNV200 genome, one interval contains:
- the LOC107020763 gene encoding nucleosome assembly protein 1;2 isoform X2, translating into MSNGKDNFSVADLSAALNAGDRADLVNVLKSKLQDLTGKHSDVLENLSPIVRKRVEVLREIQTQHDDLEAKFFEERAALEAKYQKLYQPLYTKRFEIVNGVIEVEGATTEAAVADQQVDKDAVEKGVPDFWLTAMKNNDVLSEEITERDEEALKFLRDIKWSKIDDPKGFKLEFFFEANPYFKNTLLTKTYHMIDEDEPILEKAIGTEIEWYPGKCLTQKILKKKPKKGSKNAKPITKTEQCESFFNFFCPPQVPEDEEDIDEDAAEELQNLMEQDYDVGSTIRDKIIPHAVSWFTGEAAEDDDYADLEDDEDEDDEENEEDEEDEDEEDDEDEEEEEEDTKTKKKSAAARKSGRAPVGDGQSGERPPECKQQ; encoded by the exons ATGAGCAACGGGAAGGACAACTTCAGTGTTGCCGATCTCAGCGCTG CTTTGAATGCGGGGGACCGAGCAGACCTTGTCAATGTACTCAAA AGTAAACTTCAGGATCTTACTGGGAAACACTCAGATGTACTTGAAAATTTGTCCCCCATTGTCAGGAAGCGTGTTGAGGTTCTCAGGGAGATTCAG ACTCAACATGACGATTTGGAGGCAAAATTTTTTGAAGAGAGAGCTGCACTTGAAGCCAAATACCAGAAGCTTTATCAACCATTATACACAAAG AGATTTGAAATTGTGAATGGGGTTATTGAAGTTGAAGGGGCAACAACCGAGGCTGCAGTAGCAGACCAGCAAGTGGATAAGGATGCAGTGG AGAAAGGTGTCCCTGATTTTTGGCTCACGGCTATGAAAAATAACGATGTGCTATCTGAGGAG ATTACCGAGCGAGATGAAGAAGCTCTCAAATTCCTCAGGGATATAAAGTGGTCCAAGATTGATGATCCAAagggtttcaagcttgaatTCTTCTTCGAGGCTAATCCTTACTTCAAAAACACTTTGCTGACTAAAACCTATCACATGATTGATGAAGATGAACCGATTCTGGAGAAGGCAATTGG GACTGAGATAGAATGGTATCCTGGAAAATGCTTGACACAGAAGATTCTAAAAAAGAAGCCAAAGAAGGGGTCAAAGAATGCCAAGCCTATCACTAAAACAGAGCAGTGTGAAAgtttcttcaacttcttttgtCCTCCTCAAGTACCGGAGGATGAAGAGGATATTGATGAAGATGCT GCTGAAGAACTTCAGAATTTGATGGAACAAGATTATGATGTTGG GTCAACAATTCGAGATAAAATCATTCCACATGCAGTTTCATGGTTCACTGGGGAAGCTGCTGAGGATGATGATTATGCTGACTTGGAAGATGACGAggatgaagatgatgaagagaATGAGGAggatgaagaagatgaggatgaagaagatgatgaggacgaagaggaggaagaagaagatacCAAGACCAAGAAGAAG TCAGCTGCTGCTCGCAAG AGTGGAAGAGCTCCTGTAGGAGATGGTCAGTCTGGTGAGAGGCCACCAGAGTGCAAGCAACAGTAG
- the LOC107020763 gene encoding nucleosome assembly protein 1;2 isoform X1 yields MSNGKDNFSVADLSAALNAGDRADLVNVLKSKLQDLTGKHSDVLENLSPIVRKRVEVLREIQTQHDDLEAKFFEERAALEAKYQKLYQPLYTKRFEIVNGVIEVEGATTEAAVADQQVDKDAVEKGVPDFWLTAMKNNDVLSEEITERDEEALKFLRDIKWSKIDDPKGFKLEFFFEANPYFKNTLLTKTYHMIDEDEPILEKAIGTEIEWYPGKCLTQKILKKKPKKGSKNAKPITKTEQCESFFNFFCPPQVPEDEEDIDEDAAEELQNLMEQDYDVGSTIRDKIIPHAVSWFTGEAAEDDDYADLEDDEDEDDEENEEDEEDEDEEDDEDEEEEEEDTKTKKKSAAARKKSGRAPVGDGQSGERPPECKQQ; encoded by the exons ATGAGCAACGGGAAGGACAACTTCAGTGTTGCCGATCTCAGCGCTG CTTTGAATGCGGGGGACCGAGCAGACCTTGTCAATGTACTCAAA AGTAAACTTCAGGATCTTACTGGGAAACACTCAGATGTACTTGAAAATTTGTCCCCCATTGTCAGGAAGCGTGTTGAGGTTCTCAGGGAGATTCAG ACTCAACATGACGATTTGGAGGCAAAATTTTTTGAAGAGAGAGCTGCACTTGAAGCCAAATACCAGAAGCTTTATCAACCATTATACACAAAG AGATTTGAAATTGTGAATGGGGTTATTGAAGTTGAAGGGGCAACAACCGAGGCTGCAGTAGCAGACCAGCAAGTGGATAAGGATGCAGTGG AGAAAGGTGTCCCTGATTTTTGGCTCACGGCTATGAAAAATAACGATGTGCTATCTGAGGAG ATTACCGAGCGAGATGAAGAAGCTCTCAAATTCCTCAGGGATATAAAGTGGTCCAAGATTGATGATCCAAagggtttcaagcttgaatTCTTCTTCGAGGCTAATCCTTACTTCAAAAACACTTTGCTGACTAAAACCTATCACATGATTGATGAAGATGAACCGATTCTGGAGAAGGCAATTGG GACTGAGATAGAATGGTATCCTGGAAAATGCTTGACACAGAAGATTCTAAAAAAGAAGCCAAAGAAGGGGTCAAAGAATGCCAAGCCTATCACTAAAACAGAGCAGTGTGAAAgtttcttcaacttcttttgtCCTCCTCAAGTACCGGAGGATGAAGAGGATATTGATGAAGATGCT GCTGAAGAACTTCAGAATTTGATGGAACAAGATTATGATGTTGG GTCAACAATTCGAGATAAAATCATTCCACATGCAGTTTCATGGTTCACTGGGGAAGCTGCTGAGGATGATGATTATGCTGACTTGGAAGATGACGAggatgaagatgatgaagagaATGAGGAggatgaagaagatgaggatgaagaagatgatgaggacgaagaggaggaagaagaagatacCAAGACCAAGAAGAAG TCAGCTGCTGCTCGCAAG AAGAGTGGAAGAGCTCCTGTAGGAGATGGTCAGTCTGGTGAGAGGCCACCAGAGTGCAAGCAACAGTAG
- the LOC107019422 gene encoding uncharacterized protein LOC107019422: MCPPIKIHNDVGVKVFLDLMRVNLDLFTKYPSCITLKDCEQYNECNRVIVNDRINSDVRLSQTNIDLYSNNSISLIGMDLDGVVNDNSEVDNDIICDHSNLFVADNQIYNNKETLKEVMRHVGLVEKFSFRVARCNASNYHLNCISKTCSWMMRASSLNKSSLFKVRKYIAQHTCSVRERVYARRQGITDVVSFLIMEMYIDPSKVYTPKDVADDMLKLHGVSLTYIQGWRAKEKAVKLVRGDPAESYARLPGYFYILEQTYPGSVLKIKRNEGDTFLYAFVALEACIRGWEYCRPIVVVDDAALKCSYGGTMLTASTLDPGGKLLAYLIF, encoded by the exons ATGTGTCCAcctataaaaattcataatgatgtTGGGGTAAAGGTTTTTCTAGATCTGATGAGGGTGAATTTggatttatttacaaaatatcCATCAtgcatcactttgaaagattgTGAGCAGTATAACGAATGTAATAGAGTTATAGTTAATGATAGAATAAATTCTGATGTTAGATTATCACAGACTAACATAGATCTATACTCCAACAATTCTATCAGTTTGATCGGAATGGATTTAGACGGAGTTGTCAATGATAATAGTGAAGTAgataatgatataatatgtgaTCATTCTAACCTATTTGTAGCTGATAATcagatttataataataaagaaaccCTTAAGGAGGTTATGAGGCATGTTGGACTTGTTGAGAAGTTCAGCTTTCGGGTTGCACGTTGTAATGCATCTAA TTATCACCTGAATTGTATTTCTAAGACTTGTTCTTGGATGATGAGGGCATCTAGTTTGAATAAATCGAGTTTATTCAAAGTTAGGAAGTATATTGCTCAGCACACATGTTCTGTTAGAGAAAGAGTTTATGCCAGACGTCAAGGGATAACTGACGTTGTATCTTTCTTGATAATGGAGATGTATATTGATCCATCTAAGGTATATACTCCAAAAGATGTAGCTGATGATATGTTGAAATTGCATGGCGTTTCGTTGACATACATACAGGGATGGAGAGCTAAAGAAAAAGCAGTAAAGTTGGTGCGAGGAGATCCAGCAGAATCTTATGCAAGATTACCtg gttatttttacattttggaGCAAACATATCCAGGAtctgttttgaaaataaaaaggaatgaaGGTGATACATTTTTATATGCATTTGTTGCGTTAGAAGCTTGTATTAGGGGTTGGGAATATTGTAGGCCAATTGTAGTTGTTGATGATGCGGCATTAAAATGTTCATATGGCGGTACAATGTTAACTGCAAGCACATTGGATCCGGGAGGTAAATTATTAgcctatttaattttctaa